One genomic window of Glycine max cultivar Williams 82 chromosome 16, Glycine_max_v4.0, whole genome shotgun sequence includes the following:
- the LOC100777686 gene encoding SUPPRESSOR OF ABI3-5 isoform X2: MDPGRYALHQGWDNNSALEGYSTVHDPNFRVGGSYDERRFIDERYPRDAVYQRNNFPRDILDREAYLPPGPPVGHWSQTKRRGYDEDYPLDRESRRFQRPHHESYDQIDGFRDREIDTYPEYERFRDGYTGIENYGDRGYDKPARFVGHDRDDYAYDDDYDYKSRASSHHRREDSHERDHDHGRHSYDSDYERSSRRDSNWRRRKSRDRERVKSGHSRERDLSPHRRHERSHSHSHSRSRSCSRSRSPSHSHSRSQSRGYDDHPRSRSPRGRSHGRSYREDSYTDSRYDKSERRRDRDDKRQWEHYSVAPSATVVVKGLSQKTTEEDLYQILAECGPLRHVRVIKERNSGVSRGFAFIDFPSVGAAQGMMDKLGDDGLVVDGRKLFFEYSKPTGGPGPDGAMKSGHNYKSMMVPSDWMCTICGYINFARRTSCYQCNEPRTDDAPAADISLSNSAAIGKKGSEAGPTHVLVVRGLDENADEEMLRYEFSKHAPIKDLRLVRDKFTHVSRGFAFVHFYSVEDATKALEATNGTMLEKNGQILRVAYAKSILGPGSGTSGTSQSSSLAAAAIEAATFAQQYDSVGWAPKEYNPDAKQSTGPEQTGAEVGAPQSGFVWDEASGYYYDAASGFYYDGNTGLYYDGNNGIWYSYDHQTQQYIPCTDQNQNKASNESEPSKVSDGSGSKKVISAPATAVAPVEKPASLADAVQAAATAALAAEKKEKEKSKEIKLASKSSILANKKKMNNVLTMWKQRSHEGQATRVALEDNQPSVSADDRSYSSGHYAKNKLKNETMVRESNASNPGSHTTLAQSAAIDSQAQPQPVSNSLGGTVMGVIRGSGRGVVKADTYSGSTSVASSMPSLSTANVDAQTVATPFRTDVSALGSYTQSVIVGSGRRRFSEMPHSASTHKEQPQTTYRDRAAERRSLYGSSSSVGNDLADLEIGDSNRDFASRKGDPMPFPPGVGGGRIVGDANLDTFEVITADKAIDENNVGNRMLRNMGWQEGLGLGKDGSGMIEPVLAQATENRAGLGSQQKKLDPSLEVQAGDSYKMLIHKKALARFREMSES, from the exons ATGGATCCTGGTCGCTATGCTCTGCATCAAGGCTGGGATAATAACAGC GCTCTTGAGGGATACAGCACCGTCCATGACCCCAACTTCCG GGTTGGCGGTTCCTATGATGAGAGAAGGTTTATAGATGAAAGATATCCAAGGGATGCCGTTTACCAGAGAAATAATTTCCCCCGTGACATTTTGGATAGGGAGGCTTATCTGCCGCCAGGACCTCCTGTTGGCCACTGGAGTCAAACCAAACGGAGAGGTTATGATGAAGATTATCCACTTGACAGGGAATCTAGACGTTTTCAGAGGCCCCATCATGAATCATATGATCAGATTGATGGTTTCAGGGATCGTGAGATTGACACCTATCCAGAATATGAAAGGTTTCGGGATGGCTATACTGGCATTGAAAACTATGGTGATCGAGGATATGATAAACCTGCCAGGTTTGTAGGACATGACCGTGATGATTATGCATATGATGATGATTATGACTACAAGTCCCGAGCATCCTCTCATCATCGTAGGGAGGATAGCCATGAGAGGGATCATGATCATGGTCGACATAGTTATGATTCTGATTATGAAAGAAGTAGTAGAAGAGATAGTAATTGGAGGCGACGCAAATCACGTGATCGGGAACGAGTTAAGAGTGGTCATAGTCGGGAAAGAGATCTGAGTCCGCATAGGAGACATGAGCGTTCTCATTCACATTCACATTCTCGTTCTCGATCTTGTTCACGTTCTCGATCCCCGTCTCATTCCCATTCCCGGTCTCAATCTCGTGGATATGATGACCATCCAAGATCTAGGTCCCCCCGAGGTCGAAGCCATGGTCGAAGTTATAGGGAAGATAGCTATACTGACAGTCGATATGACAAAAGTGAAAGACGTAGGGATCGTGATGATAAACGTCAGTGGGAGCATTATTCTGTG GCCCCATCTGCAACTGTTGTTGTGAAAGGTCTTTCACAGAAGACAACTGAAGAAGATCTATACCAAATCCTT gcTGAATGTGGTCCCCTCCGTCATGTTCGTGTTATAAAGGAGAGAAATTCTGGTGTCTCTCGTGGATTTGCATTCATTGATTTTCCTTCTGTG GGAGCTGCCCAAGGAATGATGGACAAACTAGGAGATGATGGTCTTGTTGTGGATGGcagaaaacttttctttgaatatag TAAGCCAACAGGAGGTCCTGGTCCAGATGGAGCTATGAAATCAGGTCATAATTATAAGAGCATGATGGTTCCATCCGATTGGATGTGCACTATATGTGGCTACATAAATTTTGCACGCCGGACTTCCTGCTATCAG TGTAATGAGCCACGAACTGATGATGCCCCTGCAGCAGATATTTCATTGTCTAATTCAGCAGCTATAGGAAAGAAAGGTTCAGAAGCAG GTCCAACTCATGTGTTGGTTGTCCGTGGATTGGATGAAAATGCGGATGAGGAAATGCTCCGCTATGAGTTTTCCAAACATGCTCCGATTAAG GATCTGCGTCTTGTGAGAGACAAGTTTACTCATGTCTCAAGGGGATTTGCATTTGTACACTTTTATTCG GTGGAGGATGCTACCAAAGCTCTTGAGGCAACGAATGGAACTATGCTTGAAAAGAATGGGCAGATTCTAAGAGTGGCGTATGCAAAAAGTATCCTGGGCCCTGGATCAGGAACATCAGGAACTTCCCAATCAAGCAGTCTTGCAGCTGCTGCTATCGAGGCTGCGACATTTGCCCAACAG TATGATTCTGTGGGATGGGCTCCAAAAGAATACAACCCAGATGCCAAACAATCTACTGGTCCAGAGCAAACTGGTGCAGAAGTTGGTGCTCCACAATCAGGCTTTGTTTGGGATGAAGCATCGGGTTATTACTATGATGCTGCTTCTGGGTTTTACTATGATGGAAATACTG GTCTTTACTATGATGGTAATAATGGGATTTGGTATTCATATGACCACCAAACTCAGCAGTACATACCTTGCACTGATCAAAATCAGAATAAAGCATCTAATGAGTCTGAACCTTCTAAGGTATCTGATGGTTCTGGAAGTAAAAAGGTCATTTCTGCACCAGCTACTGCTGTTGCACCGGTTGAGAAGCCAGCTTCATTGGCAGATGCTGTCCAGGCTGCAGCAACTGCTGCTTTAGCTGcagagaagaaagagaaagaaaaatcaaaggaaaTAAAACTTGCCTCAAAAAGCAGTATACTggcaaacaagaaaaaaatgaacaatgtGTTGACAATGTGGAAACAAAGGAGCCATGAGGGGCAGGCTACTCGAGTGGCTCTGGAAGACAATCAGCCTTCTGTTTCAGCTGATGATAGGTCATATTCTTCTGGACATTATGCAAagaataagttaaaaaatgagACTATGGTAAGGGAAAGTAATGCTTCTAATCCAGGAAGTCACACAACTCTTGCCCAGAGTGCTGCTATTGATTCTCAGGCACAGCCACAGCCTGTTAGTAATAGCCTTGGAGGCACTGTGATGGGGGTTATAAGGGGCTCAGGAAGAGGGGTTGTTAAAGCAGATACTTATTCAGGTTCTACATCTGTTGCATCATCTATGCCAAGTTTATCTACAGCAAATGTTGATGCACAGACAGTTGCTACTCCCTTTAGAACAGATGTATCTGCCCTGGGTTCATATACACAATCTGTGATTGTTGGAAGTGGTCGAAGAAGGTTTTCAGAAATGCCTCATTCTGCTTCAACTCACAAGGAACAACCTCAAACAACTTACCGGGACCGTGCAGCTGAGAGGAGGAGTTTATATGGCTCATCATCTTCAGTTGGAAATGATTTAGCTGACCTTGAAATTGGCGATTCAA ATCGAGATTTTGCATCAAGGAAGGGTGATCCCATGCCATTCCCTCCTGGGGTTGGTGGAGGACGCATAGTTGGAGATGCCAACCTTGATACTTTTGAGGTGATTACGGCAGACAAAGCAAttgatgaaaacaatgttggtaATCGGATGCTTCGCAACATGGGCTGGCAAGAAGGATTG GGACTAGGAAAGGATGGGAGTGGAATGATAGAGCCTGTCCTGGCACAAGCCACCGAAAATAGGGCAGGACTTGGGAGTCAACAGAAGAAGTTGGATCCTAGCCTTGAGGTGCAAGCAGGGGACAGTTACAAGAtgcttattcataaaaaagcaCTTGCCAGGTTTCGGGAGATGTCAGAGAGTTAA
- the LOC121173680 gene encoding uncharacterized protein: MNNMITLQHMEIKASFETSTHVIGHVFKKTLYMRLLGMVSRYALNQIAAELERVYYDGKNPSSCGCVVRTTLGLPCACELSKYVSGCIPLDSIHMFWRRLSFSDQGLSEPEVSIKDVMETISKRFEELDVCGKFTLRTKLWEIAYPDQNSMCPPPAKVNIKGAPKKAMSRNPRSTKRDPSYWEYVDAFESMQNSNSLVRRTASSSEQPNRRMMMPMLDQFQPFMHDFIDKIVDVKADGNCGYRSVAGLLGMGQDSWSMVRNHLLKELAKFSEDYIKLFGGMERFEELRMSLLVDGLTKVTTNKWMDIMDMGHVIASRRSRGQIHILAECNITRVS; encoded by the exons atgaacaacatgattacGTTGCAGCACATGGAGATTAaagcatcatttgaaacaagtacacatgtcaTTGGACATGTGttcaaaaaaaccttatacatgaggcttcttggaatggtttcaaggtatgctttaaatcagattgctgctGAATTAGAGCGTGTTTACTATGATGGCAAGAATCCCTCAAGTTGTGGTTGCGTGGTGAGAACCACgcttggtcttccttgtgcttgtgagctatccaaatatgttagtggttgcatcccactggattcaatccatatgttctggaggagactcagtttttcagaccaagggttatctgagcctGAGGTGAGCATCAAGGATGTAATGGAAACAATATCCAAAAGATTcgaagaacttgatgtttgtggcaagtTTACTCTGAGGACTAAACTTTgggaaattgcataccctgatcagaattcgatgtgtcctcctccagcaaAGGTTAACATAAAGGGGGCACCAAAGAAAGCTATGAGCAGGAACCCAAGGTCAACAAAGCGCGAtccatcttactgggagtatgtagaTGCCTTTGAATCTATGCAAAATAGCAATTCGTTAGTGAGGCGTACTGCATCATCCTCTGAGCAACCGAATCGAAGAATGATGATGCCTATGTTGGACCAGTTTCAGCCATTTATGCACGACTTCATTGATAAGATTGTTGATGTAAAAGCtgatggtaactgtggatatcggtcagttgccggtttattaggtatgggtcaaGATTCTTGGTCGATGGTCCGCAACCatctgcttaaagaacttgccaaATTCTCAGAAGATTATATCAAGCTCTTTGGTGGCATggagagatttgaggaattaaggatgtcactacttgttgatggattaaccaag gTGACTACGaataagtggatggatataatgGACATGGgacatgtcattgcatcaag GCGAAGTCGTGGCCAAATCCATATATTAGCAGAATGCAACATTACAAGAGTTTCGTGA
- the LOC100777686 gene encoding SUPPRESSOR OF ABI3-5 isoform X3 — protein sequence MDPGRYALHQGWDNNSALEGYSTVHDPNFRVGGSYDERRFIDERYPRDAVYQRNNFPRDILDREAYLPPGPPVGHWSQTKRRGYDEDYPLDRESRRFQRPHHESYDQIDGFRDREIDTYPEYERFRDGYTGIENYGDRGYDKPARFVGHDRDDYAYDDDYDYKSRASSHHRREDSHERDHDHGRHSYDSDYERSSRRDSNWRRRKSRDRERVKSGHSRERDLSPHRRHERSHSHSHSRSRSCSRSRSPSHSHSRSQSRGYDDHPRSRSPRGRSHGRSYREDSYTDSRYDKSERRRDRDDKRQWEHYSVAPSATVVVKGLSQKTTEEDLYQILAECGPLRHVRVIKERNSGVSRGFAFIDFPSVGAAQGMMDKLGDDGLVVDGRKLFFEYSSKPTGGPGPDGAMKSGHNYKSMMVPSDWMCTICGYINFARRTSCYQCNEPRTDDAPAADISLSNSAAIGKKGSEAGPTHVLVVRGLDENADEEMLRYEFSKHAPIKDLRLVRDKFTHVSRGFAFVHFYSVEDATKALEATNGTMLEKNGQILRVAYAKSILGPGSGTSGTSQSSSLAAAAIEAATFAQQYDSVGWAPKEYNPDAKQSTGPEQTGAEVGAPQSGFVWDEASGYYYDAASGFYYDGNTGLYYDGNNGIWYSYDHQTQQYIPCTDQNQNKASNESEPSKVSDGSGSKKVISAPATAVAPVEKPASLADAVQAAATAALAAEKKEKEKSKEIKLASKSSILANKKKMNNVLTMWKQRSHEGQATRVALEDNQPSVSADDRSYSSGHYAKNKLKNETMVRESNASNPGSHTTLAQSAAIDSQAQPQPVSNSLGGTVMGVIRGSGRGVVKADTYSGSTSVASSMPSLSTANVDAQTVATPFRTDVSALGSYTQSVIVGSGRRRFSEMPHSASTHKEQPQTTYRDRAAERRSLYGSSSSVGNDLADLEIGDSNRDFASRKGDPMPFPPGVGGGRIVGDANLDTFEVITADKAIDENNVGNRMLRNMGWQEGLII from the exons ATGGATCCTGGTCGCTATGCTCTGCATCAAGGCTGGGATAATAACAGC GCTCTTGAGGGATACAGCACCGTCCATGACCCCAACTTCCG GGTTGGCGGTTCCTATGATGAGAGAAGGTTTATAGATGAAAGATATCCAAGGGATGCCGTTTACCAGAGAAATAATTTCCCCCGTGACATTTTGGATAGGGAGGCTTATCTGCCGCCAGGACCTCCTGTTGGCCACTGGAGTCAAACCAAACGGAGAGGTTATGATGAAGATTATCCACTTGACAGGGAATCTAGACGTTTTCAGAGGCCCCATCATGAATCATATGATCAGATTGATGGTTTCAGGGATCGTGAGATTGACACCTATCCAGAATATGAAAGGTTTCGGGATGGCTATACTGGCATTGAAAACTATGGTGATCGAGGATATGATAAACCTGCCAGGTTTGTAGGACATGACCGTGATGATTATGCATATGATGATGATTATGACTACAAGTCCCGAGCATCCTCTCATCATCGTAGGGAGGATAGCCATGAGAGGGATCATGATCATGGTCGACATAGTTATGATTCTGATTATGAAAGAAGTAGTAGAAGAGATAGTAATTGGAGGCGACGCAAATCACGTGATCGGGAACGAGTTAAGAGTGGTCATAGTCGGGAAAGAGATCTGAGTCCGCATAGGAGACATGAGCGTTCTCATTCACATTCACATTCTCGTTCTCGATCTTGTTCACGTTCTCGATCCCCGTCTCATTCCCATTCCCGGTCTCAATCTCGTGGATATGATGACCATCCAAGATCTAGGTCCCCCCGAGGTCGAAGCCATGGTCGAAGTTATAGGGAAGATAGCTATACTGACAGTCGATATGACAAAAGTGAAAGACGTAGGGATCGTGATGATAAACGTCAGTGGGAGCATTATTCTGTG GCCCCATCTGCAACTGTTGTTGTGAAAGGTCTTTCACAGAAGACAACTGAAGAAGATCTATACCAAATCCTT gcTGAATGTGGTCCCCTCCGTCATGTTCGTGTTATAAAGGAGAGAAATTCTGGTGTCTCTCGTGGATTTGCATTCATTGATTTTCCTTCTGTG GGAGCTGCCCAAGGAATGATGGACAAACTAGGAGATGATGGTCTTGTTGTGGATGGcagaaaacttttctttgaatatag TAGTAAGCCAACAGGAGGTCCTGGTCCAGATGGAGCTATGAAATCAGGTCATAATTATAAGAGCATGATGGTTCCATCCGATTGGATGTGCACTATATGTGGCTACATAAATTTTGCACGCCGGACTTCCTGCTATCAG TGTAATGAGCCACGAACTGATGATGCCCCTGCAGCAGATATTTCATTGTCTAATTCAGCAGCTATAGGAAAGAAAGGTTCAGAAGCAG GTCCAACTCATGTGTTGGTTGTCCGTGGATTGGATGAAAATGCGGATGAGGAAATGCTCCGCTATGAGTTTTCCAAACATGCTCCGATTAAG GATCTGCGTCTTGTGAGAGACAAGTTTACTCATGTCTCAAGGGGATTTGCATTTGTACACTTTTATTCG GTGGAGGATGCTACCAAAGCTCTTGAGGCAACGAATGGAACTATGCTTGAAAAGAATGGGCAGATTCTAAGAGTGGCGTATGCAAAAAGTATCCTGGGCCCTGGATCAGGAACATCAGGAACTTCCCAATCAAGCAGTCTTGCAGCTGCTGCTATCGAGGCTGCGACATTTGCCCAACAG TATGATTCTGTGGGATGGGCTCCAAAAGAATACAACCCAGATGCCAAACAATCTACTGGTCCAGAGCAAACTGGTGCAGAAGTTGGTGCTCCACAATCAGGCTTTGTTTGGGATGAAGCATCGGGTTATTACTATGATGCTGCTTCTGGGTTTTACTATGATGGAAATACTG GTCTTTACTATGATGGTAATAATGGGATTTGGTATTCATATGACCACCAAACTCAGCAGTACATACCTTGCACTGATCAAAATCAGAATAAAGCATCTAATGAGTCTGAACCTTCTAAGGTATCTGATGGTTCTGGAAGTAAAAAGGTCATTTCTGCACCAGCTACTGCTGTTGCACCGGTTGAGAAGCCAGCTTCATTGGCAGATGCTGTCCAGGCTGCAGCAACTGCTGCTTTAGCTGcagagaagaaagagaaagaaaaatcaaaggaaaTAAAACTTGCCTCAAAAAGCAGTATACTggcaaacaagaaaaaaatgaacaatgtGTTGACAATGTGGAAACAAAGGAGCCATGAGGGGCAGGCTACTCGAGTGGCTCTGGAAGACAATCAGCCTTCTGTTTCAGCTGATGATAGGTCATATTCTTCTGGACATTATGCAAagaataagttaaaaaatgagACTATGGTAAGGGAAAGTAATGCTTCTAATCCAGGAAGTCACACAACTCTTGCCCAGAGTGCTGCTATTGATTCTCAGGCACAGCCACAGCCTGTTAGTAATAGCCTTGGAGGCACTGTGATGGGGGTTATAAGGGGCTCAGGAAGAGGGGTTGTTAAAGCAGATACTTATTCAGGTTCTACATCTGTTGCATCATCTATGCCAAGTTTATCTACAGCAAATGTTGATGCACAGACAGTTGCTACTCCCTTTAGAACAGATGTATCTGCCCTGGGTTCATATACACAATCTGTGATTGTTGGAAGTGGTCGAAGAAGGTTTTCAGAAATGCCTCATTCTGCTTCAACTCACAAGGAACAACCTCAAACAACTTACCGGGACCGTGCAGCTGAGAGGAGGAGTTTATATGGCTCATCATCTTCAGTTGGAAATGATTTAGCTGACCTTGAAATTGGCGATTCAA ATCGAGATTTTGCATCAAGGAAGGGTGATCCCATGCCATTCCCTCCTGGGGTTGGTGGAGGACGCATAGTTGGAGATGCCAACCTTGATACTTTTGAGGTGATTACGGCAGACAAAGCAAttgatgaaaacaatgttggtaATCGGATGCTTCGCAACATGGGCTGGCAAGAAGGATTG ATAATTTGA
- the LOC100777686 gene encoding SUPPRESSOR OF ABI3-5 isoform X1 — protein MDPGRYALHQGWDNNSALEGYSTVHDPNFRVGGSYDERRFIDERYPRDAVYQRNNFPRDILDREAYLPPGPPVGHWSQTKRRGYDEDYPLDRESRRFQRPHHESYDQIDGFRDREIDTYPEYERFRDGYTGIENYGDRGYDKPARFVGHDRDDYAYDDDYDYKSRASSHHRREDSHERDHDHGRHSYDSDYERSSRRDSNWRRRKSRDRERVKSGHSRERDLSPHRRHERSHSHSHSRSRSCSRSRSPSHSHSRSQSRGYDDHPRSRSPRGRSHGRSYREDSYTDSRYDKSERRRDRDDKRQWEHYSVAPSATVVVKGLSQKTTEEDLYQILAECGPLRHVRVIKERNSGVSRGFAFIDFPSVGAAQGMMDKLGDDGLVVDGRKLFFEYSSKPTGGPGPDGAMKSGHNYKSMMVPSDWMCTICGYINFARRTSCYQCNEPRTDDAPAADISLSNSAAIGKKGSEAGPTHVLVVRGLDENADEEMLRYEFSKHAPIKDLRLVRDKFTHVSRGFAFVHFYSVEDATKALEATNGTMLEKNGQILRVAYAKSILGPGSGTSGTSQSSSLAAAAIEAATFAQQYDSVGWAPKEYNPDAKQSTGPEQTGAEVGAPQSGFVWDEASGYYYDAASGFYYDGNTGLYYDGNNGIWYSYDHQTQQYIPCTDQNQNKASNESEPSKVSDGSGSKKVISAPATAVAPVEKPASLADAVQAAATAALAAEKKEKEKSKEIKLASKSSILANKKKMNNVLTMWKQRSHEGQATRVALEDNQPSVSADDRSYSSGHYAKNKLKNETMVRESNASNPGSHTTLAQSAAIDSQAQPQPVSNSLGGTVMGVIRGSGRGVVKADTYSGSTSVASSMPSLSTANVDAQTVATPFRTDVSALGSYTQSVIVGSGRRRFSEMPHSASTHKEQPQTTYRDRAAERRSLYGSSSSVGNDLADLEIGDSNRDFASRKGDPMPFPPGVGGGRIVGDANLDTFEVITADKAIDENNVGNRMLRNMGWQEGLGLGKDGSGMIEPVLAQATENRAGLGSQQKKLDPSLEVQAGDSYKMLIHKKALARFREMSES, from the exons ATGGATCCTGGTCGCTATGCTCTGCATCAAGGCTGGGATAATAACAGC GCTCTTGAGGGATACAGCACCGTCCATGACCCCAACTTCCG GGTTGGCGGTTCCTATGATGAGAGAAGGTTTATAGATGAAAGATATCCAAGGGATGCCGTTTACCAGAGAAATAATTTCCCCCGTGACATTTTGGATAGGGAGGCTTATCTGCCGCCAGGACCTCCTGTTGGCCACTGGAGTCAAACCAAACGGAGAGGTTATGATGAAGATTATCCACTTGACAGGGAATCTAGACGTTTTCAGAGGCCCCATCATGAATCATATGATCAGATTGATGGTTTCAGGGATCGTGAGATTGACACCTATCCAGAATATGAAAGGTTTCGGGATGGCTATACTGGCATTGAAAACTATGGTGATCGAGGATATGATAAACCTGCCAGGTTTGTAGGACATGACCGTGATGATTATGCATATGATGATGATTATGACTACAAGTCCCGAGCATCCTCTCATCATCGTAGGGAGGATAGCCATGAGAGGGATCATGATCATGGTCGACATAGTTATGATTCTGATTATGAAAGAAGTAGTAGAAGAGATAGTAATTGGAGGCGACGCAAATCACGTGATCGGGAACGAGTTAAGAGTGGTCATAGTCGGGAAAGAGATCTGAGTCCGCATAGGAGACATGAGCGTTCTCATTCACATTCACATTCTCGTTCTCGATCTTGTTCACGTTCTCGATCCCCGTCTCATTCCCATTCCCGGTCTCAATCTCGTGGATATGATGACCATCCAAGATCTAGGTCCCCCCGAGGTCGAAGCCATGGTCGAAGTTATAGGGAAGATAGCTATACTGACAGTCGATATGACAAAAGTGAAAGACGTAGGGATCGTGATGATAAACGTCAGTGGGAGCATTATTCTGTG GCCCCATCTGCAACTGTTGTTGTGAAAGGTCTTTCACAGAAGACAACTGAAGAAGATCTATACCAAATCCTT gcTGAATGTGGTCCCCTCCGTCATGTTCGTGTTATAAAGGAGAGAAATTCTGGTGTCTCTCGTGGATTTGCATTCATTGATTTTCCTTCTGTG GGAGCTGCCCAAGGAATGATGGACAAACTAGGAGATGATGGTCTTGTTGTGGATGGcagaaaacttttctttgaatatag TAGTAAGCCAACAGGAGGTCCTGGTCCAGATGGAGCTATGAAATCAGGTCATAATTATAAGAGCATGATGGTTCCATCCGATTGGATGTGCACTATATGTGGCTACATAAATTTTGCACGCCGGACTTCCTGCTATCAG TGTAATGAGCCACGAACTGATGATGCCCCTGCAGCAGATATTTCATTGTCTAATTCAGCAGCTATAGGAAAGAAAGGTTCAGAAGCAG GTCCAACTCATGTGTTGGTTGTCCGTGGATTGGATGAAAATGCGGATGAGGAAATGCTCCGCTATGAGTTTTCCAAACATGCTCCGATTAAG GATCTGCGTCTTGTGAGAGACAAGTTTACTCATGTCTCAAGGGGATTTGCATTTGTACACTTTTATTCG GTGGAGGATGCTACCAAAGCTCTTGAGGCAACGAATGGAACTATGCTTGAAAAGAATGGGCAGATTCTAAGAGTGGCGTATGCAAAAAGTATCCTGGGCCCTGGATCAGGAACATCAGGAACTTCCCAATCAAGCAGTCTTGCAGCTGCTGCTATCGAGGCTGCGACATTTGCCCAACAG TATGATTCTGTGGGATGGGCTCCAAAAGAATACAACCCAGATGCCAAACAATCTACTGGTCCAGAGCAAACTGGTGCAGAAGTTGGTGCTCCACAATCAGGCTTTGTTTGGGATGAAGCATCGGGTTATTACTATGATGCTGCTTCTGGGTTTTACTATGATGGAAATACTG GTCTTTACTATGATGGTAATAATGGGATTTGGTATTCATATGACCACCAAACTCAGCAGTACATACCTTGCACTGATCAAAATCAGAATAAAGCATCTAATGAGTCTGAACCTTCTAAGGTATCTGATGGTTCTGGAAGTAAAAAGGTCATTTCTGCACCAGCTACTGCTGTTGCACCGGTTGAGAAGCCAGCTTCATTGGCAGATGCTGTCCAGGCTGCAGCAACTGCTGCTTTAGCTGcagagaagaaagagaaagaaaaatcaaaggaaaTAAAACTTGCCTCAAAAAGCAGTATACTggcaaacaagaaaaaaatgaacaatgtGTTGACAATGTGGAAACAAAGGAGCCATGAGGGGCAGGCTACTCGAGTGGCTCTGGAAGACAATCAGCCTTCTGTTTCAGCTGATGATAGGTCATATTCTTCTGGACATTATGCAAagaataagttaaaaaatgagACTATGGTAAGGGAAAGTAATGCTTCTAATCCAGGAAGTCACACAACTCTTGCCCAGAGTGCTGCTATTGATTCTCAGGCACAGCCACAGCCTGTTAGTAATAGCCTTGGAGGCACTGTGATGGGGGTTATAAGGGGCTCAGGAAGAGGGGTTGTTAAAGCAGATACTTATTCAGGTTCTACATCTGTTGCATCATCTATGCCAAGTTTATCTACAGCAAATGTTGATGCACAGACAGTTGCTACTCCCTTTAGAACAGATGTATCTGCCCTGGGTTCATATACACAATCTGTGATTGTTGGAAGTGGTCGAAGAAGGTTTTCAGAAATGCCTCATTCTGCTTCAACTCACAAGGAACAACCTCAAACAACTTACCGGGACCGTGCAGCTGAGAGGAGGAGTTTATATGGCTCATCATCTTCAGTTGGAAATGATTTAGCTGACCTTGAAATTGGCGATTCAA ATCGAGATTTTGCATCAAGGAAGGGTGATCCCATGCCATTCCCTCCTGGGGTTGGTGGAGGACGCATAGTTGGAGATGCCAACCTTGATACTTTTGAGGTGATTACGGCAGACAAAGCAAttgatgaaaacaatgttggtaATCGGATGCTTCGCAACATGGGCTGGCAAGAAGGATTG GGACTAGGAAAGGATGGGAGTGGAATGATAGAGCCTGTCCTGGCACAAGCCACCGAAAATAGGGCAGGACTTGGGAGTCAACAGAAGAAGTTGGATCCTAGCCTTGAGGTGCAAGCAGGGGACAGTTACAAGAtgcttattcataaaaaagcaCTTGCCAGGTTTCGGGAGATGTCAGAGAGTTAA